GTGCTGGATGCCGGCGTAGTCGCCAATTTCTATCTCATCAAAACAGCGGTTTTGTAAGGTGATCATGCGCTCATGCCTCTATGAAACTTTCTTTGCAGCTGTTTTTGCCCGGCTGGTCTTAACCCCCAGCAGCTCTTTCGCTTTAATGGCGAGCGGGGAGTTTTCATCTTCAAGCTCTGGTGTCAGCATAGTGACTGTGCCGACGATTTCCAGTGCGCGTTTACGTTCTGCCAAGGTTTTTAATAGTTTAGGAAGGGTGGCAAGGCTGCGTGCGCTATCTAGCGTAATCAGCAGCGTTTGCTCTTCAACTGCTTTACGCCACTGAGCGGGATCGATTTCTTGCAAGCTGGTTTTGATGGATTCACCAATCAGGAAAGAGCGGCGCTCTATCCCGCCGCTGTGGTGCATAGCAAGCACAAACAGACGGGCAAGGCCTTCTGTAAACCCGCCCGCTTCAAATTGAGGCCCGGCATCTGCTTTTAAGGTATCTAAGCGTTGCTCTGCAACTTCCCGTGTTTTTTCTTCAACAGGGGCTGCTGGCGGGAAAAATGCGCCTAATCCAAGAGGGCCATAAACTGTTTTAACAAAGCTGACCGTGGCAGCATTGCGTAAATCACGATAAGTATTCAGTGCGTCAATAATCAGCCCAGAGGTTTGCTTTTCTAAATTCAGGAAAATATTATCTGCCGATACCGGCTGGCGGTATTGCCTGATTTGACTGGCTTGCAAGGCCACACCGGCCATCAGCGGGTTAAAGTCGGAGTAAGCGTAGCGCTTTAAATTATCTGGGTTGAGCTTGCGCGACCATTCGCCCATTTCAGGTGTGATAAAAGCCTGTAAAACAGGGCGCAGGGTGTTTTTATAAATGGCATCATTGATCTCAGAAACCTGTGCCACCGTACTGAAAATGGCCTCATCTTCGCGGGTATCCGGATCCACCTGGCGTAGCTGCTCTATTGTTCGTGTTTCAAAGCTAACGGTGTAGTCGCCTTGCTCCAGCTCTGAATAGGGTAAATCAGCTGCTTTTGTATCAATGACCATTTCGTATAAACCCGGGGGCAGGGCTTCAACCATATCCATTACATTTACAAGCTCTGCATGCTGTTTGCGTGCCACTTTTCCGCCCACAAAAATCCCCAGATGCCCCACATCTTTATGCAGCAGATAAACAATAATCTGGCCTTCTTCCACAATGGCACTTTCGTGGCCGTAGAGATCGATAATCCAGTTTAAGGCCTGCGCAGGCGGGGTAATATCATCTCCCCATGAGGCGAACACTACAATGGGCGAGGTGATTTTGCGTAAATTCAGGCTGCTGCCATCAGGCGTTTGAATTTGCCCGCTGGCCAGTTTATTGCCGATAAAAAGCTGATTTACGATGGCTTCTATTTCACTGCCTGTCATCCGGAAATGCCCGCCCCACCAGCGCTCAAACTCTAAGTAGCGAGGGGCTTCGCTATCGATATTGGCGTATAAATGGTATGGCTTACCCCAGAGCGTATTGGCCGGATTCAGGTTTTCAAAGTTTTTAACCAGGTGCGCGCCATCAAATACTCCGCCTCCCAGATCTGCAGTTAATGCGGCCAGCCAAGAGCCACCATTAACGCCGCCAGCATAGCGCATAGGGTTTTGTTGATCAGAGCCTGCCCAGTAAGAAAGCGGCGCTCCATTGAGCACGATGGGCCCCATGATTTCCGGGCGTAAAGCGGCCAGCCCGGCAACGGCCCAGCCCGCTTGGCAGTTACCAATAATGCAGGGTTTGCCGCTTGCTTTGGGGTGGCGTCTGATCACCTCTTCGATAAAGAGCGCCTCGGCTTGCATAACGTCCCGCAGGCGCTGGCTAGGTACCGGATCAGGATAAAAGCCCACAAAATAAACAGGGTGTCCGGCCCGTAATGCCACGCCAACCTGAGAGTCGGCTTTAAAGCCGCCTATCCCGGCACCATGGCCCGCTCTTGGATCAATAATGACATAAGGGCGTTTTGTCTCATCCGTATTGATTTTGACGGGTGACAGTACGCGCAGCAGCATATAGTTGCATGGCTGGCTCAGATCCCGTCCATCAATGAGTAATTCATAATCAAAAGCGAGCAGGGGAGGTTTGCCATTCTGAGCATGGGCAATGGAGATATTGCCCCGCTCCCGCATTACATCAAGAAAAAGGGCAGAGCGCTGAGTGGTGTCTACACAATATTCCCATGCTTGTTCCAGCAGGGACAAAGAGGACGGAAAGGTCGTTTGGGTCATCGCACCACTCGCTGTAAGAAAATGTTGAAATAGGCTGTATTTGTAAGTTAATGATTAATAAGGTAAAGAAATGCCCGGCAGATAGTAAATAAGGATAAAGATACTGACAAGCTAAATGGAAAACATGACAGCAGTATGTATGCTTTAAACTGTGTATTTTTGTGCCGTAATAGAAAAAGAGTGTGATTTATTGCTGGCCGGGTATGCTTGACGCAGGCTTTAGTAACGTCGTTTACTGTGGCCTCTAGGGCTTATGATAAAGCCCACGCCTTCGATATTATTTAAATGGCTAGTTTCTGCAATGGAGTTTTCATGCGTGGCTTAGTGCCGGTGATCGAATCCTTATTGGATACAGATTTATATAAATTTACGATGATGCAAGAAATTTTGCATCATCAGCCAGAAACACAAGCTATTTACGCATTCAAATGCCGGAATACACCGGCATTACCTTTGGCATTGCTCAAAAATGAAATAGAAGCTCAGCTGGATCATCTCTGCTCTTTACGCTTTGGCGAATCAGAATTAGCCTATCTGGGTAAATTGCGATTTATTAAATCTGATTTTGTTGATTTCTTGCGTTTGTTTCAGTTGCAACGGCGGTTTATCAGTATCTCCGTTTCTGAATCAAATCCGGATCTTTTGGATATTCGTGTCGCCGGCCCCATGCTGCATTGCATGTTGTTTGAAAT
This portion of the Iodobacter fluviatilis genome encodes:
- a CDS encoding DUF3141 domain-containing protein yields the protein MTQTTFPSSLSLLEQAWEYCVDTTQRSALFLDVMRERGNISIAHAQNGKPPLLAFDYELLIDGRDLSQPCNYMLLRVLSPVKINTDETKRPYVIIDPRAGHGAGIGGFKADSQVGVALRAGHPVYFVGFYPDPVPSQRLRDVMQAEALFIEEVIRRHPKASGKPCIIGNCQAGWAVAGLAALRPEIMGPIVLNGAPLSYWAGSDQQNPMRYAGGVNGGSWLAALTADLGGGVFDGAHLVKNFENLNPANTLWGKPYHLYANIDSEAPRYLEFERWWGGHFRMTGSEIEAIVNQLFIGNKLASGQIQTPDGSSLNLRKITSPIVVFASWGDDITPPAQALNWIIDLYGHESAIVEEGQIIVYLLHKDVGHLGIFVGGKVARKQHAELVNVMDMVEALPPGLYEMVIDTKAADLPYSELEQGDYTVSFETRTIEQLRQVDPDTREDEAIFSTVAQVSEINDAIYKNTLRPVLQAFITPEMGEWSRKLNPDNLKRYAYSDFNPLMAGVALQASQIRQYRQPVSADNIFLNLEKQTSGLIIDALNTYRDLRNAATVSFVKTVYGPLGLGAFFPPAAPVEEKTREVAEQRLDTLKADAGPQFEAGGFTEGLARLFVLAMHHSGGIERRSFLIGESIKTSLQEIDPAQWRKAVEEQTLLITLDSARSLATLPKLLKTLAERKRALEIVGTVTMLTPELEDENSPLAIKAKELLGVKTSRAKTAAKKVS